The Deltaproteobacteria bacterium sequence GTTTTTTCTCAGGTAATGGAGCATTTGCCGCTTCATACCTTTCATCAATGTGTCAGCCGCTACAAAGGCAATCACAAGATCAAGGACTTCACCTGTCTGGATCAATACC is a genomic window containing:
- a CDS encoding DUF4372 domain-containing protein is translated as MYTGKLVFSQVMEHLPLHTFHQCVSRYKGNHKIKDFTCLDQY